DNA from Bacteroidota bacterium:
CTCATCAAAACTATCGACAAATATCAACTCAAATTTCTCTTTCTGTGAAAATTGTTTGAATTGCTTTTGATTAATTTTCTTTCTATTAAGAACAAACAGTTCAATAGACGACTCTTCATTAATAGCTATATCTAAACCAATCTTTAACTTTTTTAGTTTTTTATCGAATAAAAATCTGTCCCGTTTTTTTATTAGCGAAATATTCCTGTTAACACCGGCAGAGAAACCCGTTTGAAGCGAATAATATTTGAGCAGGTAATTACCTTCCTCATTTTCGAAATAAATAGAGCCCCGGTAGCTGTCTTCTTTATAGGAAATACCAAAAATCTTAATATCCCTTCCTGTTTCTCCGGGGGCATATTCATAATCTGCTCTGATTAAGGCATAAGTTTCTATAGATACAAACATCCTACCGGTAAAACTTCCTTTTCCTTTTGGGACGAAATCTATAATGTAAACATCTTCACCTTTAATTCTTGTTCCTCCTACAAGTTCGTAGTCATACCTTCCCGGTTTATATAAAAACTCCCAATCGTCCTTTTTTTCCAGTTTGCTGTACTTTAATTTACTATAAACCCAATTATTAAAGTTCTTTACCAGCCTTTCATTCTTTTTAAGCTTGTCGGCTTCATCGGCATCTTTATTCTCCTCCGGTTTATCTTCTTTCTCCTTGTCTTCTACGTTAATCTTTTCGCTAAAAATCCCGGATTTCACCTTCCAATATTCTCCCTCTTCATTGTTTGTCAACAAATTCTCAAAGATTTTCTCAACCTCATCCAGTTCAGTAATATCCTTTTCCTTTAAGCGCACTACTCTAATTGGATCCATCTTCGATTTTACGCTATCGGCTTTATTCTGATTTATGTAAACATCTCCTAAGAAATCGGTATAAGACAGGCTGTGCTTAGGTATATATTCTTCGATATGCTCAAATATATCAGCATCTAATTCCTCGATATTATTTTTCTTCACATCGAGATTAATACTCGCAATATTTGATATATTCCTGCTTCGAATAAATGTGTTGTTTTTAGAGAAGGTGTTTTTATAATTTTCATCTTTACGTTCTAATATCTGCTTAACTATATCTTTTGGATCGGGATCCTCAGCAAAAACCAAAACATCATTTAAATTATATGTATCCTCTTCCATATAAACCTTCAACAAGGCAGAAGCATCGGGCTTAATAATACTTTGAGTTTTATAGCCTATATATTGAACCTTTAAAGTATCTCCTTCTTCAAAATTCTCTAACGAAATAGTAAACATACCATTTTCGTTGCTTAAGGTTCCAATGTTTTTATTGGCAACAAATACAT
Protein-coding regions in this window:
- a CDS encoding carboxypeptidase-like regulatory domain-containing protein — encoded protein: MLKKHPLLIIILLVTVNLYSQDTARSITPGKELKGIVIDKDKNEALSYANVFVANKNIGTLSNENGMFTISLENFEEGDTLKVQYIGYKTQSIIKPDASALLKVYMEEDTYNLNDVLVFAEDPDPKDIVKQILERKDENYKNTFSKNNTFIRSRNISNIASINLDVKKNNIEELDADIFEHIEEYIPKHSLSYTDFLGDVYINQNKADSVKSKMDPIRVVRLKEKDITELDEVEKIFENLLTNNEEGEYWKVKSGIFSEKINVEDKEKEDKPEENKDADEADKLKKNERLVKNFNNWVYSKLKYSKLEKKDDWEFLYKPGRYDYELVGGTRIKGEDVYIIDFVPKGKGSFTGRMFVSIETYALIRADYEYAPGETGRDIKIFGISYKEDSYRGSIYFENEEGNYLLKYYSLQTGFSAGVNRNISLIKKRDRFLFDKKLKKLKIGLDIAINEESSIELFVLNRKKINQKQFKQFSQKEKFELIFVDSFDENLWKGYDIIEPTSQMRSYKKRSSVEEE